In a genomic window of Halobiforma lacisalsi AJ5:
- the thiC gene encoding phosphomethylpyrimidine synthase ThiC, which translates to MAETQIAAAREGTITDEMKRVAERENREPEFVRQQVADGQAVIPANRNHDALDPMIIGREFATKVNANIGNSEETDDLETELQKLHTAVHYGADTVMDLGTGSRLDEIRETHLEHSPVPIGTVPLYEAVKRAGSPEEITTDLLLEVIEKQAKQGVDYMTIHAGILAEHLPLTDGRKTGIVSRGGSIMAKWMEEHGEQNPLFQVYDEICEVFAEHDVTFSLGDSLRPGSIADACDEAQYAELDTLGELTRRAWANDVQVMVEGPGHVPLHRVAENVERQQEVCDGAPFYVLGPLVTDVAPGYDHITSAIGAATAARAGAAMLCYVTPKEHLGLPDEEDVRDGLAAYRIAAHAGDVANERPGARDWDDAVSEARYEFDWREQFRLALDPDRAREYHDATLPEDNYKEARFCSMCGVEFCSMRIDQDARADDGGMEELETGADDAGTDLESSPAAEVNRPPVGVHDSADLLPIEDCEAFGDESDAEPGTASDD; encoded by the coding sequence ATGGCAGAAACCCAGATCGCAGCCGCCCGCGAGGGGACGATTACCGACGAAATGAAGCGAGTCGCCGAACGCGAGAACCGGGAGCCGGAGTTCGTCCGGCAGCAGGTCGCCGACGGACAGGCCGTGATTCCGGCGAACCGGAACCACGACGCACTCGACCCGATGATCATCGGTCGCGAGTTCGCCACGAAGGTCAACGCCAACATCGGCAACAGCGAGGAGACGGACGACCTCGAGACCGAACTCCAGAAACTCCACACCGCGGTCCACTACGGCGCGGACACCGTGATGGACCTCGGTACTGGGAGCCGACTCGACGAAATCCGGGAGACGCACCTCGAGCACTCGCCTGTTCCGATCGGGACCGTCCCGCTGTACGAGGCCGTCAAGCGGGCGGGGAGTCCCGAGGAGATCACGACGGACCTGCTGCTCGAGGTCATCGAAAAGCAGGCGAAGCAGGGCGTCGACTACATGACGATCCACGCGGGGATCCTCGCCGAACACCTGCCGCTGACCGACGGCCGGAAGACCGGCATCGTCTCGCGGGGCGGTTCGATCATGGCGAAATGGATGGAGGAACACGGCGAACAGAACCCGCTGTTCCAGGTCTACGACGAGATCTGTGAGGTCTTCGCCGAGCACGACGTCACGTTCAGCCTGGGCGACAGCCTCCGTCCGGGCTCGATCGCCGACGCCTGCGACGAGGCCCAGTACGCCGAACTCGACACCCTGGGGGAGTTGACCCGCCGCGCCTGGGCCAACGACGTGCAGGTGATGGTCGAGGGTCCGGGCCACGTGCCGCTGCACAGGGTCGCCGAGAACGTCGAGCGCCAGCAGGAGGTCTGTGACGGCGCACCGTTCTACGTGCTCGGGCCGCTCGTGACCGACGTCGCGCCCGGGTACGACCACATCACGAGCGCCATCGGGGCCGCGACGGCCGCACGAGCCGGCGCGGCGATGCTGTGTTACGTCACGCCGAAGGAACACCTCGGCCTCCCCGACGAGGAGGACGTCCGCGACGGGCTCGCGGCCTACCGGATCGCCGCCCACGCGGGCGACGTGGCGAACGAACGGCCCGGCGCTCGAGACTGGGACGACGCGGTCTCCGAAGCGAGGTACGAGTTCGACTGGCGCGAACAGTTCCGTCTGGCACTGGATCCCGACCGTGCCCGCGAGTACCACGACGCGACGCTGCCCGAGGACAACTACAAGGAGGCGCGCTTCTGCTCGATGTGTGGCGTCGAGTTCTGTTCGATGCGGATCGATCAAGACGCGCGGGCTGACGACGGCGGGATGGAGGAACTCGAGACCGGGGCCGACGACGCCGGAACCGACCTCGAGTCCTCGCCCGCCGCCGAGGTAAATCGGCCGCCAGTCGGGGTCCACGACTCCGCCGATCTGCTGCCGATCGAGGACTGTGAGGCGTTCGGAGACGAGAGCGACGCGGAACCCGGTACCGCGAGCGACGACTGA
- a CDS encoding cold-shock protein — protein MANGTVDFFNDTGGYGFIETEDSDDDVFFHMEDVGGEDLTEGTEIEFDIEQAPKGPRATNVVRQ, from the coding sequence ATGGCAAACGGTACGGTTGACTTCTTCAACGACACTGGCGGTTACGGTTTCATCGAGACTGAGGACTCCGACGACGACGTGTTCTTCCACATGGAGGACGTTGGCGGCGAGGATCTGACCGAAGGAACCGAGATCGAATTCGACATCGAACAGGCCCCCAAGGGCCCCCGCGCGACGAACGTCGTTCGGCAGTAA
- a CDS encoding zinc-dependent alcohol dehydrogenase, with the protein MTALTWHGEQDVRVEEVPKPEIVNPTDAIVEITATAICGSDLHLYNGYMPSMREGDVLGHEPMGEVVEVGEEVDRLEVGDRVVVPFTISCGGCWFCEEDLYSLCDNSNPNAELASKIMGQSPAGLFGFSHMLGGYAGGQAEYLRVPYADVGPVKIDSDLSDEQVLFLSDIFPTGYMAAENAEIEENDTVAVWGCGPVGQFAIQSARMLGADRIIAIDRIPERLEMAREHADAETIDFEEEDVYDRLMEMTGSRGPDRCIDAVGTEAHGTGVVGATDEVKQDVMLQDDRPVVLRQAIRCCRKGGTLSIPGVYLGRSDNVPTGPLMNKALTVKTGQTHVQRYLDPLLEKIEDGEIDPSFVITHEASLEDGPELYETFNEKEDGCIKAVLTP; encoded by the coding sequence ATGACGGCTCTCACCTGGCACGGCGAGCAGGACGTCCGCGTCGAGGAGGTTCCCAAACCCGAGATCGTCAACCCGACGGACGCGATCGTCGAGATCACCGCCACCGCGATCTGTGGCTCCGACCTGCACCTCTACAACGGCTACATGCCCTCGATGCGGGAGGGCGACGTGCTCGGCCACGAGCCGATGGGCGAGGTGGTCGAGGTCGGCGAGGAGGTCGACCGCCTCGAGGTGGGCGACCGCGTGGTGGTCCCGTTTACGATCAGTTGCGGCGGCTGCTGGTTCTGCGAGGAGGACCTGTACTCGCTGTGTGACAACTCGAACCCGAACGCCGAACTCGCCAGCAAGATCATGGGCCAGTCCCCGGCGGGGCTGTTCGGCTTCTCGCACATGCTCGGCGGCTACGCGGGCGGGCAGGCGGAGTACCTACGGGTTCCCTACGCCGACGTCGGCCCGGTCAAAATCGACTCCGACCTCTCGGACGAGCAGGTGTTGTTCCTCTCGGATATCTTCCCGACGGGCTACATGGCCGCCGAGAACGCGGAAATAGAGGAGAACGACACCGTCGCGGTCTGGGGCTGTGGCCCGGTCGGCCAGTTCGCCATCCAGAGCGCCCGGATGCTCGGCGCGGACCGGATCATCGCGATCGATCGGATTCCCGAGCGCCTCGAGATGGCCCGCGAACACGCCGACGCGGAGACGATCGACTTCGAGGAGGAGGACGTCTACGACCGGCTGATGGAGATGACCGGCTCCCGCGGCCCCGACCGCTGCATCGACGCCGTCGGAACCGAGGCCCACGGAACCGGCGTCGTCGGGGCGACCGACGAGGTCAAACAGGACGTGATGTTGCAGGACGACCGCCCGGTCGTCCTCCGGCAGGCGATCAGGTGCTGTCGGAAGGGCGGCACGCTCTCGATCCCCGGGGTGTACCTCGGCCGCTCGGACAACGTCCCGACCGGCCCGCTGATGAACAAGGCGCTGACGGTCAAGACCGGCCAGACCCACGTCCAGCGCTATCTCGACCCCCTGCTCGAGAAGATCGAGGACGGCGAGATCGACCCGTCGTTCGTCATCACCCACGAGGCGTCGCTCGAGGACGGGCCGGAGCTGTACGAGACGTTCAACGAGAAAGAGGACGGCTGCATCAAGGCCGTACTGACGCCCTGA
- a CDS encoding phosphoribosyltransferase: protein MSDLPDDFDCTITNWEYIYSLCRDVSDDVRRDEFEPDVIVALARGGWFAGRCLCDFLGMDDLTSLKMEHYVGTAEKSGEPTVRYPMPEGSVEGKDVLIIDDIADTGGSIERAYEYVDDRDAGEVRTATLQLLGTSEYEPDYVGERLEDWTWIVYPWNFIEDMVDLISGVMEQADAEAFTQEEIRRYLAEFHGIDRIEMEIAQPDRIPEVLSEMERREVIESAGPGEWTLLEE from the coding sequence ATGTCCGACCTACCGGACGACTTCGACTGTACGATCACGAACTGGGAGTACATATATAGCCTCTGTCGGGACGTCAGCGACGACGTGCGACGCGACGAGTTCGAGCCGGACGTCATCGTCGCGCTGGCGCGTGGCGGCTGGTTCGCGGGGCGATGTCTCTGTGATTTCCTCGGAATGGACGACCTGACCAGCCTGAAGATGGAACACTACGTCGGCACCGCCGAGAAGTCCGGCGAGCCGACCGTTCGCTACCCGATGCCGGAGGGCAGCGTCGAGGGGAAAGACGTCCTCATCATCGACGACATCGCCGACACCGGCGGCTCGATCGAGCGCGCCTACGAGTACGTCGACGACCGCGACGCCGGCGAGGTCCGGACCGCTACGCTCCAGTTGCTCGGCACCAGCGAGTACGAACCGGATTACGTCGGCGAACGGCTCGAGGACTGGACCTGGATCGTCTACCCGTGGAACTTCATCGAGGACATGGTCGATCTCATCTCCGGCGTGATGGAGCAGGCCGACGCGGAGGCGTTCACCCAGGAGGAGATCCGCCGCTACCTCGCCGAGTTCCACGGCATCGACCGCATCGAGATGGAGATCGCCCAGCCGGACCGCATCCCGGAGGTCCTCTCGGAGATGGAGCGTCGGGAGGTCATCGAATCGGCCGGACCCGGCGAGTGGACCCTGCTCGAGGAGTAA
- the ppsA gene encoding phosphoenolpyruvate synthase: MAVLWLDEISAGDLEKVGGKGASLGELTGAGLPVPPGFVVTAGTYRSFIEEAGIDEELFAAVDVDVEDSSALADAADRAQELILETPFPEELREEILESYHEVGDGEAFVAVRSSATAEDLPDASFAGQQETFLNVTEEALLDRVRECWASLFTQRAIYYRQEQGFDHSAVNIAVVVQQMVDADKSGVMFTSHPSTGDPTMIIEAAWGLGEAVVSGAVSPDNYVVPRDGGDLEVTVAEKKVMHVKDEETGETVERDVPEGKRNARVIADDEIDALVELGERVEDHYDNPQDVEWAIADGEVYMLQSRPITTISEGETGAGDVADPTEAGIDPTKGVTDGSGAKAAQSRADSGAASNDETGDVIVDGLGSSPGTVSGAARIVEKLDDLDRVGEGDVIVTEMTMPDMVPAMKRASGIVTDEGGMTSHAAIVSRELGVPAIVGTTNATTVLEDGQVVTLDGDKGQVLEGEVVEPEEETEPVEEVRPQSPVKPMTATEVKVNVSIPEAAERAAATGADGVGLLRMEHMILSLNRTPAKFIEEEGEDAYITQLVEGIRGVADEFYPRPVRTRTLDAPTDEFRQLEGGEDEPDEHNPMLGYRGIRRSLDRPDVFAHELEAFRRLYEMGYDNVEIMFPLVNDAEDVYRAKSLMREAGIDPEKRKWGVMIETPASALAVEEMADAGIDFASFGTNDLTQYTLAVDRNNENVADRFDELHPSVLRLIGDVIETCREHGVDTSICGQAGSKPEMVQYLVNEGISSISANIDAVRDVQHEVKRVEQKLLLDSVR, from the coding sequence ATGGCTGTACTCTGGCTGGACGAGATCAGCGCCGGCGACCTCGAGAAGGTCGGCGGCAAAGGTGCCTCCCTCGGGGAGCTTACCGGTGCGGGACTGCCCGTTCCGCCCGGATTCGTGGTCACGGCCGGGACCTACCGATCGTTCATCGAGGAAGCGGGAATCGACGAGGAGCTGTTCGCGGCCGTCGACGTCGACGTCGAGGACTCGAGCGCCCTCGCCGACGCCGCCGACCGCGCGCAGGAACTGATCCTCGAGACGCCGTTCCCCGAGGAGCTTCGCGAGGAGATCCTCGAGTCCTACCACGAGGTGGGTGACGGGGAGGCGTTCGTCGCGGTCCGCTCGTCCGCGACCGCGGAGGACCTTCCGGACGCCTCCTTCGCCGGCCAGCAGGAGACGTTCCTCAACGTCACCGAGGAGGCCCTGCTCGATCGCGTCCGGGAGTGTTGGGCCTCGCTCTTTACGCAGCGGGCGATCTACTACCGCCAGGAGCAGGGGTTCGACCACTCCGCGGTGAACATCGCCGTCGTCGTCCAGCAGATGGTCGACGCCGACAAATCCGGCGTGATGTTCACCAGCCACCCCTCGACGGGCGACCCGACGATGATCATCGAGGCCGCCTGGGGGCTGGGCGAAGCGGTCGTCTCCGGGGCCGTCTCGCCGGACAACTACGTCGTTCCCCGCGACGGCGGCGACCTCGAAGTGACCGTCGCCGAGAAGAAGGTGATGCACGTCAAAGACGAGGAGACCGGCGAGACCGTCGAGCGCGATGTGCCGGAGGGGAAGCGAAACGCGCGTGTCATCGCCGACGACGAGATCGACGCCCTCGTCGAACTCGGCGAGCGCGTCGAGGACCACTACGACAACCCACAGGACGTCGAGTGGGCGATCGCCGACGGTGAGGTCTACATGCTGCAGTCGCGCCCGATCACGACGATCAGCGAGGGCGAGACCGGGGCCGGAGACGTCGCGGATCCGACCGAGGCGGGCATCGACCCGACGAAGGGCGTCACCGACGGCAGCGGCGCGAAAGCCGCCCAGAGCCGGGCCGACTCCGGAGCCGCGAGCAACGACGAGACCGGGGACGTCATCGTCGACGGCCTGGGCTCGAGCCCGGGTACCGTCAGCGGTGCCGCCCGGATCGTCGAGAAGTTGGACGACCTCGACAGGGTCGGCGAGGGCGACGTCATCGTCACCGAAATGACGATGCCCGACATGGTGCCGGCGATGAAACGCGCCTCGGGGATCGTCACCGACGAGGGCGGCATGACCAGCCATGCCGCGATCGTCTCCCGCGAACTCGGCGTGCCCGCGATCGTCGGCACGACCAACGCCACGACCGTCCTCGAGGACGGCCAGGTCGTCACGCTCGACGGCGACAAAGGACAGGTCCTCGAGGGCGAGGTCGTCGAACCCGAGGAGGAGACCGAACCCGTCGAGGAGGTCCGGCCGCAGTCGCCGGTCAAGCCGATGACCGCGACGGAGGTGAAGGTCAACGTCTCCATCCCCGAGGCGGCCGAACGCGCCGCCGCGACGGGGGCTGACGGCGTCGGCCTGCTCCGGATGGAACATATGATCCTCTCGCTGAACCGCACGCCCGCGAAGTTCATCGAGGAGGAGGGCGAGGACGCCTACATCACGCAACTCGTCGAGGGGATCCGGGGCGTCGCCGACGAGTTCTACCCGCGGCCAGTCCGCACGCGCACCCTCGATGCGCCGACCGACGAGTTCCGCCAGCTCGAGGGCGGCGAGGACGAACCCGACGAGCACAACCCGATGCTTGGCTATCGGGGGATCCGCCGATCGCTCGACCGGCCGGACGTCTTCGCCCACGAACTCGAGGCGTTCCGCCGGCTCTACGAGATGGGCTACGACAACGTCGAGATCATGTTCCCGCTGGTCAACGACGCGGAGGACGTCTACCGCGCGAAGTCGCTCATGCGGGAGGCGGGTATCGACCCCGAGAAGCGCAAGTGGGGCGTGATGATCGAGACGCCGGCCTCGGCGCTGGCCGTCGAGGAGATGGCCGACGCCGGCATCGACTTCGCCTCCTTCGGGACGAACGATCTGACCCAGTACACCCTGGCGGTCGACCGCAACAACGAGAACGTCGCCGACCGGTTCGACGAGTTGCACCCCTCCGTGCTGCGGCTGATCGGCGACGTCATCGAGACCTGCCGCGAGCACGGCGTCGACACGAGCATCTGCGGCCAGGCCGGGTCCAAACCGGAGATGGTCCAGTACCTCGTCAACGAGGGGATCAGCTCTATTTCGGCGAACATCGACGCGGTGCGGGACGTCCAGCACGAGGTCAAGCGCGTCGAGCAGAAACTGCTGCTCGATTCGGTTCGCTGA
- a CDS encoding heavy metal translocating P-type ATPase, whose amino-acid sequence MTDRRSDQRGCALCGAPLPGSGSGSDPGDSSVPTSSVYGSAAGPTGQGEGDPDERYCSTGCRDVDRTLESPSSKRGADGPGEGGAESLEGRTAGGDNGTDAGTGEGTPIENDGDEPQVRTFFRVDGMHSATCEAFLDSVAQRRDGVADAAASYVTETVRVDHDPARISTSDLRDALSTVGYTAYLRSAATADSVPDGATDGERGTGTEDAKEDGEYGPADDTGSTHRSREMTGLRKRRSDTMLEVRYIVGIVFGSFLLVPYFAVLYPVYLSSFVDGPMLARYEDAFAGFDGLLVLPLFLVVSGVVLYLTGGPLLRGAYVSLKLRRPNTHLLAALTILAGFAYGTLSIFRGRIEVYYDLTIVVAALVMGAVFYEATVKRRARDRLTDLTISQVDTARVYGSGQDSDGKTASGKDGREEGNGNGDGTATGPTRTVPIGDLEGGERLLVREGERIPVDGVLETACTVDEAVVTGESLPISKAEGDPVVGGSVVRSGAAVVDVGAETTSSIDRLTEAVWNLQSATHGVQRRADSVAAVLAPLVVAAAVAVGVTTLFRGGTAIDAAEAIMLSIIVASPWALGFATPASVGAGLREALDHGIVVFDETVLERLRDVDVVVFDKTGTLTTGEMSVLEAEGPPDLLAAAGELERRASHPVAVALADAFAADEPGDGEFVPDGGDAAVSPRVEAFDGLETGVAGRVDGSRILVGHPDLFRDRGWTLESDLEERVREERGFGRLPVVVGRDGRAQGFVVVGDEPRADWDDALSSLGERELEVVVLTGDDEAATAFFAAHPAVDHAFAGVPPDGKTATIHRLKDRGQVAMVGDGTNDAPALAAADLGISLGGATALAADAADLAIVEDTLPTVERAFELAVAARRRVRGTLALALCYNAVVLPAAVLGVLNPLVTTAAVAVTAVLVAGNAARPLLE is encoded by the coding sequence GTGACTGACCGCCGCTCCGACCAACGAGGATGTGCTCTCTGTGGGGCGCCGCTGCCCGGCTCCGGCTCCGGTTCCGACCCCGGGGACTCGTCGGTCCCGACGAGTAGCGTTTACGGATCCGCGGCCGGACCCACGGGCCAGGGAGAGGGCGACCCGGACGAGCGCTACTGCTCGACCGGCTGTCGCGACGTCGATCGGACGCTCGAGTCGCCGTCCTCGAAGCGTGGTGCAGACGGGCCGGGAGAAGGGGGAGCGGAGTCGCTCGAGGGTCGTACGGCAGGGGGAGACAACGGAACCGACGCTGGTACTGGGGAAGGCACGCCCATCGAGAACGACGGCGACGAGCCCCAGGTCCGCACGTTCTTCCGGGTCGATGGCATGCACTCGGCGACCTGCGAGGCGTTCCTCGACTCGGTCGCCCAGCGCCGCGACGGCGTCGCCGACGCCGCTGCGAGCTACGTCACGGAGACGGTCCGCGTCGACCACGACCCCGCCCGCATCTCGACGTCGGATCTTCGGGACGCCCTGAGTACGGTGGGGTATACCGCGTACCTCCGGTCGGCGGCCACGGCGGACTCGGTGCCCGACGGAGCGACCGACGGCGAGCGTGGGACAGGAACCGAGGACGCGAAGGAGGACGGCGAGTACGGTCCCGCCGACGACACCGGTTCCACGCACCGTTCCAGGGAGATGACCGGCCTCCGGAAGCGCCGTTCGGACACCATGCTCGAGGTCCGGTACATCGTCGGCATCGTGTTCGGCTCGTTTCTGCTCGTGCCGTACTTCGCGGTTCTCTACCCGGTCTACCTCTCGTCGTTCGTCGACGGACCGATGCTCGCCCGATACGAGGACGCCTTCGCCGGCTTCGACGGCCTGCTGGTCCTACCGCTGTTTCTCGTGGTGTCCGGCGTGGTCCTCTATCTCACCGGCGGGCCGCTGTTACGCGGGGCCTACGTCAGCCTGAAACTGCGACGGCCGAACACCCACCTGCTGGCCGCGCTGACGATCCTGGCCGGCTTCGCCTACGGCACGCTGTCGATCTTCCGCGGCCGGATCGAGGTCTACTACGACCTGACGATCGTCGTCGCCGCACTCGTGATGGGCGCGGTGTTCTACGAGGCGACGGTCAAGCGCCGAGCGAGGGATCGGCTAACCGATCTGACGATTTCACAGGTCGATACGGCGCGGGTGTACGGATCCGGGCAGGACTCCGACGGGAAAACAGCGTCGGGGAAGGACGGACGCGAGGAGGGGAACGGAAACGGTGACGGGACGGCTACCGGACCCACCCGAACCGTCCCCATCGGCGACCTCGAGGGCGGCGAACGCCTGCTCGTCCGCGAGGGCGAACGGATCCCGGTCGACGGCGTCCTCGAGACGGCCTGTACGGTCGACGAGGCGGTCGTCACCGGTGAGTCGCTCCCGATATCAAAGGCCGAAGGCGATCCCGTCGTCGGCGGGTCGGTCGTTCGGTCGGGAGCGGCCGTCGTCGACGTCGGCGCGGAGACGACGAGCAGTATCGACCGGTTGACGGAAGCGGTCTGGAATCTCCAGAGCGCGACCCACGGCGTCCAGCGCCGGGCCGACTCCGTCGCCGCGGTGCTCGCACCGCTGGTCGTCGCCGCCGCCGTCGCCGTCGGCGTCACGACCCTTTTCCGCGGTGGAACGGCTATCGACGCCGCCGAGGCCATCATGCTGTCGATCATCGTCGCGAGCCCGTGGGCGCTCGGGTTCGCGACGCCCGCCTCGGTCGGCGCGGGGCTCCGGGAGGCCCTGGATCACGGCATCGTCGTCTTCGACGAGACCGTCCTCGAGCGGCTTCGGGATGTCGACGTCGTCGTCTTCGACAAGACGGGGACGCTGACCACCGGCGAGATGAGCGTTCTCGAGGCCGAGGGGCCGCCGGACCTGCTCGCGGCCGCCGGTGAACTCGAGCGGCGGGCGTCCCACCCGGTCGCTGTTGCGCTCGCGGATGCGTTCGCGGCCGACGAACCAGGGGACGGCGAGTTCGTCCCCGACGGCGGCGACGCCGCCGTCTCCCCCCGTGTCGAGGCGTTCGACGGCCTCGAGACCGGCGTGGCGGGACGGGTCGACGGTAGCCGGATCCTGGTCGGCCACCCCGACCTCTTCCGGGACCGCGGGTGGACGCTCGAGAGTGACCTGGAGGAACGGGTCCGCGAGGAACGCGGGTTCGGCCGGCTTCCCGTCGTCGTCGGCCGGGACGGGCGCGCGCAAGGGTTCGTCGTCGTCGGCGACGAGCCGCGAGCGGACTGGGACGACGCCCTCTCGAGTCTGGGGGAGCGAGAGCTCGAGGTCGTGGTGTTGACCGGGGACGACGAGGCCGCGACGGCGTTCTTCGCGGCCCACCCGGCGGTCGATCACGCCTTCGCGGGGGTGCCGCCGGACGGGAAGACGGCGACGATCCACCGGCTGAAAGATCGGGGGCAGGTCGCGATGGTCGGCGACGGGACGAACGATGCGCCGGCGCTCGCGGCGGCGGACCTGGGGATCTCGCTCGGCGGCGCGACCGCACTCGCGGCCGATGCGGCGGACCTCGCGATCGTCGAGGACACGCTTCCGACGGTCGAACGGGCGTTCGAACTGGCCGTCGCGGCGCGTCGGCGGGTCCGCGGGACGCTCGCACTGGCACTTTGCTACAACGCGGTCGTCCTCCCCGCTGCCGTGCTCGGTGTGCTGAACCCGCTCGTGACGACGGCCGCGGTCGCCGTCACCGCCGTGCTCGTCGCGGGGAACGCGGCGCGGCCGCTGCTCGAGTGA
- a CDS encoding glycosyltransferase: MAEMATDGVEPDVSFVVPARNEADRLQGALASISALDTAYEYEVIVVDGDSTDGTPAVAREHGAIVVDGSASSIARARNQGAKRARGEWLAFVDADTQVRSTYLTELLGYAEANGLAAASSYCRMTGPRRAKIVEATINYLVPRLERPILPGFNVLVRAEAVDEIGGFPDVPNEDTAFSRRLALEYPTGYCRRRLVENSGRRIDRLGLTGTLVYDSNN, from the coding sequence ATGGCCGAGATGGCGACCGACGGGGTCGAACCGGACGTGAGCTTCGTCGTTCCGGCACGAAACGAGGCCGACCGATTACAGGGGGCGCTCGCGAGCATCTCGGCACTCGACACGGCCTACGAGTACGAGGTGATCGTCGTCGACGGTGACTCGACCGACGGGACGCCCGCCGTCGCCCGCGAGCACGGCGCGATCGTTGTCGACGGCAGCGCCTCGAGCATCGCTCGCGCCCGGAACCAGGGTGCGAAACGGGCTCGCGGCGAGTGGCTCGCCTTCGTCGACGCCGACACGCAGGTCCGCTCGACGTACCTGACCGAACTGCTCGGATACGCCGAGGCCAACGGGCTCGCAGCCGCGAGTTCGTACTGCCGGATGACTGGCCCCCGGCGGGCCAAGATCGTCGAGGCGACCATCAACTACCTCGTCCCGCGGCTCGAGCGCCCGATCCTCCCCGGGTTCAACGTCCTCGTCCGCGCGGAGGCCGTCGATGAGATCGGCGGCTTCCCGGACGTCCCGAACGAGGACACCGCGTTCAGCCGCCGGCTCGCGCTCGAGTACCCGACGGGCTACTGTCGACGACGCCTCGTCGAGAACTCGGGCCGTCGGATCGACCGGCTCGGCCTGACCGGGACGCTCGTCTACGATAGTAACAACTGA
- a CDS encoding PhzF family phenazine biosynthesis protein has product METTRIVQVDAFTDEPLAGNPAGVVPDADDLSTEQMQAIADEMAVSETAFLRSSAAADRRIRYFTPTQEVDLCGHATIGSFAYLHEREGLEPGTTTLETNVGVLEIEVAEDGTVWMTQDAPQIREVDVGYDRVADALGVDRAALEGASDDIPLAVSSTGLPFLIVPITYLSDLGSADPDMNAVEDLADAVDAAGVYLFTFDALERESTLHGRMFAPGAGVPEDPVTGTASGAVGAYLDRFGAFDDEFPEELRLEQGHYVDRPGIVRVRVGNKDGEGVRVGGRGVVALEGSLVVPDDEEDEILEA; this is encoded by the coding sequence ATGGAGACGACTCGGATCGTCCAGGTCGACGCGTTCACCGACGAACCGCTCGCCGGCAACCCCGCCGGCGTCGTCCCGGACGCGGACGACCTCTCGACGGAGCAGATGCAAGCGATCGCCGACGAGATGGCCGTTAGCGAGACCGCGTTCCTGCGCTCGAGCGCGGCGGCCGACCGCCGGATCCGCTACTTTACCCCGACCCAGGAGGTCGACCTCTGTGGCCACGCGACGATCGGCTCGTTCGCCTACCTCCACGAGCGCGAGGGCCTCGAGCCCGGTACGACGACGCTCGAAACGAACGTCGGTGTCCTCGAGATCGAGGTCGCCGAGGACGGGACGGTCTGGATGACCCAGGACGCCCCACAAATTCGCGAGGTCGACGTCGGTTACGACCGTGTCGCCGACGCGCTCGGCGTCGACCGGGCCGCACTCGAGGGGGCCAGCGACGACATTCCGCTGGCCGTCTCCTCCACGGGGCTTCCCTTTCTGATCGTCCCGATCACGTACCTCTCGGATCTGGGAAGCGCCGACCCCGACATGAACGCGGTCGAGGACCTCGCGGACGCGGTCGACGCGGCCGGCGTCTATCTCTTCACCTTCGACGCGCTCGAGCGGGAGTCGACGCTGCACGGACGGATGTTCGCGCCGGGCGCGGGCGTGCCCGAGGACCCAGTCACCGGCACCGCGAGTGGGGCCGTCGGCGCGTACCTCGATCGCTTCGGCGCGTTCGACGACGAGTTCCCCGAGGAACTCCGCCTCGAGCAGGGTCACTACGTCGACCGGCCGGGGATCGTCCGGGTTCGGGTCGGCAACAAGGACGGGGAAGGCGTTCGAGTCGGCGGCCGCGGCGTCGTCGCGCTCGAAGGGTCACTGGTCGTCCCGGACGACGAGGAAGACGAGATCCTCGAGGCCTGA
- a CDS encoding SPW repeat domain-containing protein: MSDTPTDTDAGTTRGTETGHDTLNTDVMQWVSAIVALAGLGLVAYPFMFEATEAAIWNDTLVGTAIFLLGGYNFYRLSRDRLASVGVASLAAILGLWALASPTVIEMGSSELATATAAGGLLTAALSAYSAYANNKADVPERTHARV, encoded by the coding sequence ATGAGCGATACACCGACCGACACCGACGCCGGAACGACCCGTGGTACCGAAACCGGACACGACACGCTCAACACGGACGTGATGCAGTGGGTGAGCGCCATCGTCGCGCTGGCGGGGCTGGGACTCGTGGCCTACCCGTTCATGTTCGAGGCCACTGAGGCGGCGATCTGGAACGACACCCTCGTGGGAACGGCGATCTTCCTGCTCGGCGGGTACAACTTCTACCGGTTGAGCAGGGACCGGCTGGCCAGCGTCGGGGTCGCCTCGCTGGCCGCCATCCTCGGGCTGTGGGCGCTCGCCTCCCCGACGGTCATCGAGATGGGGAGCAGCGAACTCGCGACCGCCACCGCCGCCGGCGGCCTGCTCACGGCTGCCCTCTCGGCGTACAGCGCCTACGCGAACAACAAGGCCGACGTCCCCGAGCGCACGCACGCTCGAGTCTAA